The proteins below are encoded in one region of Knoellia sp. S7-12:
- the sepF gene encoding cell division protein SepF, which translates to MAGALRKTMVYLGLAEDEGRYYDEAYDEYDTDQELDAEESRETREPRERGAEVTPLANRRTVAQVVRSPEASGMSRITTIHPRTYNEAKTIGENFREGTPVIMNLTDMDDADAKRLVDFAAGLVFGLHGAIERVTAKVFLLSPSTVEVHAEESAAVPGRTLFNQS; encoded by the coding sequence ATGGCTGGCGCGCTGCGCAAGACAATGGTCTACCTCGGCCTGGCCGAGGACGAAGGCCGTTACTACGACGAGGCCTACGACGAGTACGACACGGACCAGGAGCTCGACGCAGAGGAGTCCAGGGAGACCAGGGAGCCGCGCGAGCGTGGCGCCGAGGTCACCCCACTCGCCAACCGTCGCACCGTCGCTCAGGTGGTGCGCAGCCCGGAGGCTTCCGGCATGTCCCGGATCACGACGATTCATCCGCGCACCTACAACGAGGCCAAGACGATCGGTGAGAACTTCCGTGAGGGCACTCCCGTCATCATGAACCTCACCGACATGGACGATGCCGACGCCAAGCGTCTCGTCGACTTTGCCGCTGGTCTCGTCTTCGGTCTCCACGGCGCCATCGAGCGAGTCACGGCCAAGGTCTTCCTTCTCTCGCCGTCGACCGTCGAGGTCCACGCCGAGGAGTCCGCGGCCGTCCCCGGGCGCACGCTCTTCAACCAGAGCTGA